The proteins below are encoded in one region of Drosophila santomea strain STO CAGO 1482 chromosome 2R, Prin_Dsan_1.1, whole genome shotgun sequence:
- the LOC120446964 gene encoding probable phospholipid-transporting ATPase IA isoform X2 produces MSGSYQRQSLELRSPDHGSGDDPDGCLRNHLGSSASQRRRQQRVAQQRQDSWFRHSMPPAINRDFESLEHLTPRASDGLDEQLAASVSHSVHSGGSVTLCGPPDHSSIHLNSANSNLGFIDSDTPNTPVTPVSGLQPPASVSTSVAGTLSSRRRSSNRKDSKGSILSRQSGKSRVSVLAQRGLRMTASFLRRKRTEYEDDEDFTSSAGYDADDGERRVINLNGPQPTKYCNNRITTAKYSFISFLPAFLFEQFRRYSNCFFLLIAILQQIPEVSPTGRYTTLVPLMFILSVSAIKEIIEDIKRHRADNEINHRLIERLDSGSWNTVRWSELTVGDIIKVGINTFFPADLILLSSSEPQGMCFIETANLDGETNLKIRQALPATAELLETKDLQRLQGRIECELPNRHLYEFNGVLRETGKPPAALGNDQVLQRGAILRNTAWVFGIVVYSGQETKLMMNSTSAPLKRSTVDKLTNTQILMLFMILISLCIVSGLCNLFWTREHSETDWYLGLTDFKTKSLGYNLLTFFILYNNLIPISLQVTLELVRFLQAIFINYDIEMYHEESNTPAMARTSNLNEELGMVKYIFSDKTGTLTQNVMEFKKCSIAGYVYTAERTPEESQLVQNILGRHETSAVIEEFLELLSVCHTVIPERRENGEMIYHAASPDERALVEGAQKFGYIFDTRTPKYVEINALGVRKRYEVLNVLEFTSTRKRMSLIVRTPENKIKLFCKGADTVIYERLAPQGQAFREQTLRHLEEFASDGLRTLCLAVSDIRPDVYQEWSQTFDKASVALQNRESKLEDAANLIENNLRLLGATAIEDRLQDGVPETIAALLDAGIYIWVLTGDKQETAINIGYSCRLISHSMDIIILNEESLDATREVIHRHYDEFKSSSAKDVNVALVIDGTTLKYALSCDLRNDFQDLCLLCRVVICCRVSPMQKAEVVEMVTQSTNAVTLAIGDGANDVAMIQKANVGIGISGVEGLQAACASDYSIAQFRYLQRLLLVHGAWNYARISKLILYSFYKNVCLYVIELWFAVYSGWSGQILFERWTIGLYNVVFTAMPPFAMGLFEKFCTAETMLRYPMLYKTSQNAKLFNVKVFWIWIFNALLHSVFLFWLPLAAYTKEVIWSDGKTSDYLLMGNLVYTYVIVTVCLKAGLITNSWTWLTHLAIWGSIVLWFSFVLIYSHVWPTFKFASNFRGMDIQLLSTPVFYFCLLLVPITTLLIDVICKLIHNTVFKTLTEAVRETEIRRSDISEVMNEPRSSFTETARLLRNVFTRRANTRVETDLELSHGYAFSQEEGGAVPQSIIIRAYDTNLPKPEGN; encoded by the exons ATGTCGGGCAGCTACCAGCGCCAGAGCCTGGAGCTTCGGAGTCCGGACCATGGATCTGGGGACGATCCCGATGGATGTTTGCGGAACCATTTGGGATCTTCGGCCAGCCAGCGAAGGCGGCAGCAACGCGTCGCCCAGCAGCGGCAGGACTCGTGGTTCCGCCACTCGATGCCGCCAGCAATAAACCGAGACTTTGAGTCCCTGGAACACCTGACGCCAAGGGCCTCCGATGGCCTGGATGAGCAGCTAGCCGCCTCCGTCTCGCACAGTGTGCACAGCGGTGGCAGTGTTACGCTTTGCGGTCCGCCGGACCATTCCAGCATCCACCTGAACAGTGCCAATAGCAACCTCGGCTTTATCGACTCGGATACGCCCAATACGCCGGTGACCCCGGTCTCTGGACTGCAGCCCCCTGCCTCGGTGTCCACCTCCGTGGCCGGGACACTCTCCTCCCGTCGTCGGTCGTCCAACCGCAAGGATTCCAAGGGCTCCATACTGTCACGTCAGAGCGGCAAGAGTCGGGTTTCCGTTCTGGCACAACGTGGACTGCGAATGACGGCCTCGTTTCTGCGAAGGAAGCGTACGGAGTACGAAG ATGACGAGGACTTCACCTCGTCCGCTGGGTACGATGCAGATGATGGGGAGAGGCGTGTCATAAACCTAAATGGGCCACAGCCCACTAAATACTGTAATAATCGCATAACGACGGCAAAATATAG TTTCATCAGCTTTCTGCCCGCGTTCCTCTTCGAGCAGTTCCGACGGTATTCCAACTGCTTTTTCCTGCTAATTGCCATACTGCAACAAATCCCGGAGGTGTCGCCCACGGGTCGTTACACCACGCTGGTGCCACTGATGTTCATCCTCTCGGTGAGCGCCATCAAGGAGATAATCGAGGATATT AAACGACATCGGGCGGATAATGAGATCAATCACCGATTGATAGAGCGCCTGGATAGTGGCTCCTGGAACACTGTTCGCTGGTCGGAGCTGACGGTGGGCGATATCATCAAAGTGGGAATCAACACCTTCTTCCCCGCCGATCTGATTCTTCTGTCGTCCAG TGAACCGCAGGGCATGTGCTTCATAGAGACGGCCAATCTGGATGGCGAGACGAACCTGAAGATCCGACAGGCCCTCCCGGCCACCGCTGAACTGCTGGAGACGAAGGATCTGCAGCGATTGCAGGGCAGGATCGAGTGCGAGCTGCCCAATCGGCATTTATACGAGTTTAACGGGGTGCTCAGGGAGACTGGGAAGCC ACCCGCTGCTTTGGGCAATGATCAGGTGCTCCAACGCGGCGCCATTCTGCGGAACACGGCGTGGGTGTTCGGGATCGTGGTCTACTCCGGGCAAGAGACGAAGCTGATGATGAACTCTACCTCGGCGCCACTGAAGCGCTCCACCGTAGACAAGCTGACCAACACCCAGATCCTCATGCTCTTCATGATCCTCATCTCATTGTGCATTGTCAGCGGCCTGTGCAATCTCTTCTGGACTAGGGAGCACTCGGAAACGGACTGGTATCTGGGCCTAACCGACTTCAAGACCAAGAGCCTCGGCTACAACCTGCTGACCTTCTTCATCCTGTACAACAACCTGATCCCCATCTCGCTGCAGGTGACGCTTGAGCTGGTGCGTTTCCTGCAGGCCATTTTCATCAACTACGACATTGAGATGTACCACGAGGAGTCCAACACGCCGGCCATGGCCCGCACCTCGAATCTGAACGAGGAGCTGGGCATGGTCAAGTATATATTCTCGGACAAGACGGGCACCCTCACGCAGAACGTGATGGAGTTTAAGAAATGCTCCATCGCCGGTTACGTATACACAGCCGAGCGAACGCCGGAGGAATCTCAGCTGGTGCAGAATATCCTCGGTCGCCATGAGACGTCCGCCGTGATCGAGGAGTTCCTGGAGCTGCTGTCGGTCTGCCATACGGTAATCCCCGAGCGCAGGGAAAACGGCGAAATGATCTACCACGCTGCCAGTCCGGATGAGCGGGCGCTGGTGGAAGGTGCCCAGAAATTTGGCTACATCTTCGACACACGTACGCCGAAGTATGTGGAGATCAATGCACTCGGCGTGCGAAAGCGATACGAGGTGCTCAATGTCCTGGAGTTCACCTCGACGCGTAAGCGTATGTCGTTGATAGTTCGCACGCCGGAAAACAAGATCAAGCTATTCTGCAAGGGAGCGGACACGGTTATATACGAGCGACTGGCTCCGCAGGGTCAAGCCTTCCGGGAACAGACGCTGCGTCATCTTGAGGAGTTTGCTTCGGACGGATTGAGGACCCTCTGCTTGGCAGTTAGTGATATAAGGCCGGATGTCTACCAAGAGTGGAGCCAGACATTCGACAAGGCGTCGGTGGCTCTTCAGAATCGTGAGAGCAAGCTAGAGGACGCGGCCAATCTGATTGAGAACAATCTTCGTCTCCTGGGCGCCACAGCAATCGAAGATAGACTTCAGGATGGTGTACCGGAAACCATTGCCGCTTTGCTGGACGCCGGCATCTATATCTGGGTTCTTACCGGCGACAAGCAGGAGACGGCCATCAACATTGGCTACTCCTGCCGTCTGATTAGCCACTCCATGGACATCATCATCCTCAACGAGGAGAGCCTTGAT GCCACCCGCGAAGTCATCCATCGCCACTATGATGAGTTCAAGAGTTCGTCGGCGAAGGACGTCAATGTGGCACTTGTCATCGATGGCACCACGCTGAAGTACGCCCTTAGCTGTGACCTGCGCAATGATTTCCAAGACTTGTGTCTTCTGTGTCGGGTGGTCATCTGCTGCAGAGTGTCCCCCATGCAAAAGGCTGAGGTGGTCGAGATGGTTACCCAGAGCACGAATGCAGTGACCCTAGCCATTGGCGATGGAGCCAACGACGTGGCTATGATCCAGAAGGCGAACGTTGGAATCGGAATATCTGGAGTTGAGGGACTCCAGGCGGCGTGCGCATCGGACTACTCGATCGCCCAGTTTCGCTACTTGCAGCGCCTACTCTTGGTCCACGGTGCTTGGAACTACGCTAGGATCTCCAAGCTGATCCTGTACAGCTTCTACAAGAACGTGTGTCTGTATGTAATTGAGCTGTGGTTCGCCGTCTACTCCGGCTGGTCGGGCCAGATCCTGTTTGAACGCTGGACAATTGGCCTGTACAACGTGGTCTTCACGGCCATGCCGCCGTTTGCGATGGGACTCTTCGAGAAATTCTGCACGGCGGAAACGATGTTGCGGTATCCGATGCTTTACAAAACATCGCAGAATGCGAAGCTCTTCAATGTGAAGGTGTTTTGGATCTGGATATTCAATGCGCTACTGCACTCGGTGTTCCTCTTCTGGTTACCACTGGCAGCGTACACCAAGGAGGTGATCTGGAGCGATGGCAAGACCAGTGATTACCTTTTGATGGGCAACTTAGTTTACACT TACGTGATTGTAACCGTTTGCCTAAAGGCTGGACTCATCACCAATTCGTGGACCTGGCTCACACATCTGGCCATTTGGGGCTCCATTGTCCTGTGGTTCAGTTTCGTGCTGATTTATAGCCATGTGTGGCCAACGTTCAAGTTTGCCAGCAACTTCCGCGGCATGGACATTCAGCTGCTGTCGACGCCAGTGTTCTATTTctgcttgttgttggtgcCCATTACCACGCTGCTGATCGATGTGATCTGCAAACT CATACACAATACCGTGTTCAAGACACTTACGGAGGCTGTTCGCGAGACGGAGATCCGACGCAGCGACATCTCCGAAGTGATGAACGAGCCGCGATCTTC
- the LOC120446964 gene encoding probable phospholipid-transporting ATPase IA isoform X1 has product MSGSYQRQSLELRSPDHGSGDDPDGCLRNHLGSSASQRRRQQRVAQQRQDSWFRHSMPPAINRDFESLEHLTPRASDGLDEQLAASVSHSVHSGGSVTLCGPPDHSSIHLNSANSNLGFIDSDTPNTPVTPVSGLQPPASVSTSVAGTLSSRRRSSNRKDSKGSILSRQSGKSRVSVLAQRGLRMTASFLRRKRTEYEDDEDFTSSAGYDADDGERRVINLNGPQPTKYCNNRITTAKYSFISFLPAFLFEQFRRYSNCFFLLIAILQQIPEVSPTGRYTTLVPLMFILSVSAIKEIIEDIKRHRADNEINHRLIERLDSGSWNTVRWSELTVGDIIKVGINTFFPADLILLSSSEPQGMCFIETANLDGETNLKIRQALPATAELLETKDLQRLQGRIECELPNRHLYEFNGVLRETGKPPAALGNDQVLQRGAILRNTAWVFGIVVYSGQETKLMMNSTSAPLKRSTVDKLTNTQILMLFMILISLCIVSGLCNLFWTREHSETDWYLGLTDFKTKSLGYNLLTFFILYNNLIPISLQVTLELVRFLQAIFINYDIEMYHEESNTPAMARTSNLNEELGMVKYIFSDKTGTLTQNVMEFKKCSIAGYVYTAERTPEESQLVQNILGRHETSAVIEEFLELLSVCHTVIPERRENGEMIYHAASPDERALVEGAQKFGYIFDTRTPKYVEINALGVRKRYEVLNVLEFTSTRKRMSLIVRTPENKIKLFCKGADTVIYERLAPQGQAFREQTLRHLEEFASDGLRTLCLAVSDIRPDVYQEWSQTFDKASVALQNRESKLEDAANLIENNLRLLGATAIEDRLQDGVPETIAALLDAGIYIWVLTGDKQETAINIGYSCRLISHSMDIIILNEESLDATREVIHRHYDEFKSSSAKDVNVALVIDGTTLKYALSCDLRNDFQDLCLLCRVVICCRVSPMQKAEVVEMVTQSTNAVTLAIGDGANDVAMIQKANVGIGISGVEGLQAACASDYSIAQFRYLQRLLLVHGAWNYARISKLILYSFYKNVCLYVIELWFAVYSGWSGQILFERWTIGLYNVVFTAMPPFAMGLFEKFCTAETMLRYPMLYKTSQNAKLFNVKVFWIWIFNALLHSVFLFWLPLAAYTKEVIWSDGKTSDYLLMGNLVYTYVIVTVCLKAGLITNSWTWLTHLAIWGSIVLWFSFVLIYSHVWPTFKFASNFRGMDIQLLSTPVFYFCLLLVPITTLLIDVICKLIHNTVFKTLTEAVRETEIRRSDISEVMNEPRSSDSGFGYALGKLIRSSQVLISHDHRFAVHSESSRVSNLRVENLELDLELETDTEQQQQHRQRQKWRGGQKSPDAVARSARNNTTSPTTATLHM; this is encoded by the exons ATGTCGGGCAGCTACCAGCGCCAGAGCCTGGAGCTTCGGAGTCCGGACCATGGATCTGGGGACGATCCCGATGGATGTTTGCGGAACCATTTGGGATCTTCGGCCAGCCAGCGAAGGCGGCAGCAACGCGTCGCCCAGCAGCGGCAGGACTCGTGGTTCCGCCACTCGATGCCGCCAGCAATAAACCGAGACTTTGAGTCCCTGGAACACCTGACGCCAAGGGCCTCCGATGGCCTGGATGAGCAGCTAGCCGCCTCCGTCTCGCACAGTGTGCACAGCGGTGGCAGTGTTACGCTTTGCGGTCCGCCGGACCATTCCAGCATCCACCTGAACAGTGCCAATAGCAACCTCGGCTTTATCGACTCGGATACGCCCAATACGCCGGTGACCCCGGTCTCTGGACTGCAGCCCCCTGCCTCGGTGTCCACCTCCGTGGCCGGGACACTCTCCTCCCGTCGTCGGTCGTCCAACCGCAAGGATTCCAAGGGCTCCATACTGTCACGTCAGAGCGGCAAGAGTCGGGTTTCCGTTCTGGCACAACGTGGACTGCGAATGACGGCCTCGTTTCTGCGAAGGAAGCGTACGGAGTACGAAG ATGACGAGGACTTCACCTCGTCCGCTGGGTACGATGCAGATGATGGGGAGAGGCGTGTCATAAACCTAAATGGGCCACAGCCCACTAAATACTGTAATAATCGCATAACGACGGCAAAATATAG TTTCATCAGCTTTCTGCCCGCGTTCCTCTTCGAGCAGTTCCGACGGTATTCCAACTGCTTTTTCCTGCTAATTGCCATACTGCAACAAATCCCGGAGGTGTCGCCCACGGGTCGTTACACCACGCTGGTGCCACTGATGTTCATCCTCTCGGTGAGCGCCATCAAGGAGATAATCGAGGATATT AAACGACATCGGGCGGATAATGAGATCAATCACCGATTGATAGAGCGCCTGGATAGTGGCTCCTGGAACACTGTTCGCTGGTCGGAGCTGACGGTGGGCGATATCATCAAAGTGGGAATCAACACCTTCTTCCCCGCCGATCTGATTCTTCTGTCGTCCAG TGAACCGCAGGGCATGTGCTTCATAGAGACGGCCAATCTGGATGGCGAGACGAACCTGAAGATCCGACAGGCCCTCCCGGCCACCGCTGAACTGCTGGAGACGAAGGATCTGCAGCGATTGCAGGGCAGGATCGAGTGCGAGCTGCCCAATCGGCATTTATACGAGTTTAACGGGGTGCTCAGGGAGACTGGGAAGCC ACCCGCTGCTTTGGGCAATGATCAGGTGCTCCAACGCGGCGCCATTCTGCGGAACACGGCGTGGGTGTTCGGGATCGTGGTCTACTCCGGGCAAGAGACGAAGCTGATGATGAACTCTACCTCGGCGCCACTGAAGCGCTCCACCGTAGACAAGCTGACCAACACCCAGATCCTCATGCTCTTCATGATCCTCATCTCATTGTGCATTGTCAGCGGCCTGTGCAATCTCTTCTGGACTAGGGAGCACTCGGAAACGGACTGGTATCTGGGCCTAACCGACTTCAAGACCAAGAGCCTCGGCTACAACCTGCTGACCTTCTTCATCCTGTACAACAACCTGATCCCCATCTCGCTGCAGGTGACGCTTGAGCTGGTGCGTTTCCTGCAGGCCATTTTCATCAACTACGACATTGAGATGTACCACGAGGAGTCCAACACGCCGGCCATGGCCCGCACCTCGAATCTGAACGAGGAGCTGGGCATGGTCAAGTATATATTCTCGGACAAGACGGGCACCCTCACGCAGAACGTGATGGAGTTTAAGAAATGCTCCATCGCCGGTTACGTATACACAGCCGAGCGAACGCCGGAGGAATCTCAGCTGGTGCAGAATATCCTCGGTCGCCATGAGACGTCCGCCGTGATCGAGGAGTTCCTGGAGCTGCTGTCGGTCTGCCATACGGTAATCCCCGAGCGCAGGGAAAACGGCGAAATGATCTACCACGCTGCCAGTCCGGATGAGCGGGCGCTGGTGGAAGGTGCCCAGAAATTTGGCTACATCTTCGACACACGTACGCCGAAGTATGTGGAGATCAATGCACTCGGCGTGCGAAAGCGATACGAGGTGCTCAATGTCCTGGAGTTCACCTCGACGCGTAAGCGTATGTCGTTGATAGTTCGCACGCCGGAAAACAAGATCAAGCTATTCTGCAAGGGAGCGGACACGGTTATATACGAGCGACTGGCTCCGCAGGGTCAAGCCTTCCGGGAACAGACGCTGCGTCATCTTGAGGAGTTTGCTTCGGACGGATTGAGGACCCTCTGCTTGGCAGTTAGTGATATAAGGCCGGATGTCTACCAAGAGTGGAGCCAGACATTCGACAAGGCGTCGGTGGCTCTTCAGAATCGTGAGAGCAAGCTAGAGGACGCGGCCAATCTGATTGAGAACAATCTTCGTCTCCTGGGCGCCACAGCAATCGAAGATAGACTTCAGGATGGTGTACCGGAAACCATTGCCGCTTTGCTGGACGCCGGCATCTATATCTGGGTTCTTACCGGCGACAAGCAGGAGACGGCCATCAACATTGGCTACTCCTGCCGTCTGATTAGCCACTCCATGGACATCATCATCCTCAACGAGGAGAGCCTTGAT GCCACCCGCGAAGTCATCCATCGCCACTATGATGAGTTCAAGAGTTCGTCGGCGAAGGACGTCAATGTGGCACTTGTCATCGATGGCACCACGCTGAAGTACGCCCTTAGCTGTGACCTGCGCAATGATTTCCAAGACTTGTGTCTTCTGTGTCGGGTGGTCATCTGCTGCAGAGTGTCCCCCATGCAAAAGGCTGAGGTGGTCGAGATGGTTACCCAGAGCACGAATGCAGTGACCCTAGCCATTGGCGATGGAGCCAACGACGTGGCTATGATCCAGAAGGCGAACGTTGGAATCGGAATATCTGGAGTTGAGGGACTCCAGGCGGCGTGCGCATCGGACTACTCGATCGCCCAGTTTCGCTACTTGCAGCGCCTACTCTTGGTCCACGGTGCTTGGAACTACGCTAGGATCTCCAAGCTGATCCTGTACAGCTTCTACAAGAACGTGTGTCTGTATGTAATTGAGCTGTGGTTCGCCGTCTACTCCGGCTGGTCGGGCCAGATCCTGTTTGAACGCTGGACAATTGGCCTGTACAACGTGGTCTTCACGGCCATGCCGCCGTTTGCGATGGGACTCTTCGAGAAATTCTGCACGGCGGAAACGATGTTGCGGTATCCGATGCTTTACAAAACATCGCAGAATGCGAAGCTCTTCAATGTGAAGGTGTTTTGGATCTGGATATTCAATGCGCTACTGCACTCGGTGTTCCTCTTCTGGTTACCACTGGCAGCGTACACCAAGGAGGTGATCTGGAGCGATGGCAAGACCAGTGATTACCTTTTGATGGGCAACTTAGTTTACACT TACGTGATTGTAACCGTTTGCCTAAAGGCTGGACTCATCACCAATTCGTGGACCTGGCTCACACATCTGGCCATTTGGGGCTCCATTGTCCTGTGGTTCAGTTTCGTGCTGATTTATAGCCATGTGTGGCCAACGTTCAAGTTTGCCAGCAACTTCCGCGGCATGGACATTCAGCTGCTGTCGACGCCAGTGTTCTATTTctgcttgttgttggtgcCCATTACCACGCTGCTGATCGATGTGATCTGCAAACT CATACACAATACCGTGTTCAAGACACTTACGGAGGCTGTTCGCGAGACGGAGATCCGACGCAGCGACATCTCCGAAGTGATGAACGAGCCGCGATCTTC TGACTCCGGCTTTGGATACGCCCTCGGCAAGTTGATACGGTCCAGCCAGGT